A window of Micromonospora eburnea genomic DNA:
CCGATCATCAGGCCGGTGTTGGCGGCGTTCCCGACGATCGGGATGTCCCTCGACCAGGCCGCCAGCCGGGCGGACACCCGCTCGCCGAGGACCCGGGCCCGCGCGGGCAGTTCCTCGTCCAGCAGGATCTGCAGCGTCGCGAGCGACGCAGAACTGGCGAGCGGGTTGCCACCGAAGGTCGAGGCTGCGGCGCTCGGGGCCCCGAACGGCGTGCCCGCGATCAGCTCCGGCCGGCTGACGATGGCGCTGGCCGGCACTCCGGATGCCATCGACTTGCCGAGCACCACGATGTCCGGCCGGATCTCCGGGTCATGTTCGAAAGCGAACAGCGTCCCGGTACGCCCGAACCCCGTGATCACCTCGTCCAAGATCAGCAGTGCGCCGTACTTGTCGGCGAGGAGCCGCAGGCCCCGAAGGAAACCGGGCGGCGGAATGATGTTGCCGTTCGTGCCCTGGATCGGCTCCACGATGATCGCGGCCAGGTCGCCCGTGCCGTTGTAGATGATCGATTGCTCGGCGAAGTCCAGGCAGCGGCCGACACAGTCGGAGCAGTCGGCGCCGAAGGGACAGCGGTAGGGGTCGGGAAAGGGAGCGTGGTACGAGCCCGGAGGAAAGGGTCCCGAGTGGTGCTTACGCGGGCCCGAGTGCAGCGACAGAGCCCCTTGGGTCTTGCCGTGGAAGCCTCCCCAGAAGCTCAGCACCTCTTGCCGGCCGGTGGCGGAGCGAGCGAACTTGACCGCCGCCTCGACCGCCTCGCTGCCGGTGGAGAACATGTGGATGCCGCGGAGCTGCTCGGGAAGCCGCTCGGCCAGCAGCTCGTAGTAGCGGGCCCGCACGTCGGTGTAGAAGGAGCCGACGATGCACCGGTCGAGCTGCGCGCCGACGATCTCCCGAAATCGGGGGTGTGAATGACCGATGTTGCAGACGCCGACTCCGGTGAAGAAGTCGATGTAGCGCCGGCCGTCGGTGTCCCAGACCTCGGCGTTGCGGGCTCGGTCGACGACGATCCCGGCGAGGTCGGACATGGACTGAGAACCGGGCAGCCGATAGCGCCTCTCCCGCTCGATCACGTCGGAGGCGCCGATCCGGGTGATGGACGCTGTCATCGCCACCTCCCCGCCTCACCGCCGAGTCCGGCGGGTGCTCCGGCGGCCAGGATCCGCTGTAGGACGACGATGTCGGCACGCGAGTCCGCCACGTCGGTCAGCGGCGCCTTGCCGCCGGTCACGCAGTCGTGGAACGCCCGGAGTTCCTCCCGGAACGCCTCGTCGTAGGACGCCTGCACCCGGCTCTCGATCAGCGCGCCGTCCTCCATGCGCTGGACCACCACGGGCGTGGGCCAATGCTTGAGGAACGGCGACGGGAACTGGATGCGAACCCGCTGGGTGGGCGAGAGGACGGCCAGTTCCTCGAAGTAGTCGCGCACCTCGGCGAGGTACGTCCAGGTGTAGGTGGTCCGCAGGTCCCCGGGGTGCCGCAGCACGGTGGTAACCGAGGGAGTCGTCGAACCCGCGGGCCAGACCTCCGTGAAGAGCACGTCCTCCGGTTCACCGACGAGCGCGCGCAGTGCGTTGATGTCGTGCACCATGCTTCCCAGGAACACGTCGTAGTAGACGAACCGCAGGCTGTCGCTCAGCCCGCCGACCGCCTCGTCGAGCAGTTCCTCGTGCGCCCGGGTGGCGCGCTGGGCGACCTCGGGCGGAACGTCTCCGAACCGCAGCACGCCGTGGATGTCGATGTACTGGTCCTCCGCGGGATGCAGCGTGTTGATCTGTACGTACCGCGCGTCCGACATGGCCTTGACCATCTGCTGGCCGTACAGGTAGCCGGGATCGAACCGCTTCATGTAGCCGACCATCACGGTCACGCCGGCCTTTTTCGTGGCGGCCTCGATCTCGTCGGCTTCGCGGACGGTGAGCGAGAGCGGCTTCTCGACCAGCACATGCTTGCCCGCGTTGACGGCGTCGAGCACCTGTGGGCCGTGGCTGCCGCTACTGAGGACGAGAACCGCGTCGACGTCGTCGTCGAGCAACGCACGGTAGTCGGTGTGGCGATGCTTCTCGGGCACGCCGTACATCCGGCCGATGGCGTCAACGAGGCCGGGCGAGAGGTCGCTCACCGCGGCGATCTCGAACAGGTCGGGAAGGCTGCGGAGATACGGCAGATGCATGATCTGCGCGACCGTGCCGCAGCCGATCACGCCAACCCGAAGGCGCACTTCGTTCAACATATCGTCCTCTCGTGAAACAACGGAGCCCCTGCCAGCGGGGGTACACCCGGATTTCGACGTTGAGGTGGCCGCGCCCGCACCCGGATCGCGGGCGGCCGCCGGACACGTTGTTCGACGGCGTCCTCACGGCAGCACTGAGCCACCCGGCAGCTGTTCATCGAGACTTGCCGACTTCATCGCCATGGACGTCACGACGAGGCAACGGCCACCGCACGGCGCATCAACAGCGCCGAGCGCCCCAGCTCAGGATCAGGCACCACGGCTCTGCCGGCATGACCGGGAGAGCGCGTTACCTGACAATGACGGCAGACGTGAAATCGCCCGGACCCGGCGACACGAGAAGTCGCCGTCTATTGCGGCTTGTCATCGTTGATCCGACACAGGGCCGCGAATTCCACTGACAGGCCAGACCTTTGAATTATCGCCAATAACGACTGACCGCGCGACCGACATGCTCGCCGACCAGAATTCCTGGTTTCCGCCCAGGACACGCATTCCCGTCACATCAGGCTCCTCGGTCAGCTCGACGCTCCCGCTCCACCGGCCCTGCGGGCCGGAGGACGTCGAAGTGATCTCCATCGTAGACGAGAAACTCTTTGAACCGCGACCCCGATTTGATCTTTCATCACCGCGCCCGGAATGATATGGGCATCCAGCCGCGCCTCTGTCCCTCGTTGATCACGCCAGCACGGCGATGACCTGCGGAATCTCGCCTCCAGCAGGCCGCGGACCGGTGGCACCATTCACAGGCTTCACAGGACAACCCGCGGAAACAGCGGCCCAGGTCGGGCCTGCCCGGCCGGACCCCGGGGCGGAGGGCGAAAGCCCCCGCAGACGCCACGCCGCCGGGCTCAGCGCCTCGCCGAGGCCCGTCACGGACCCGGAGGCATGAGCCCGGCGGCGGGCCGGGAACAGCGGAAAGACCATCGATCGGCCCTCGCCGCGACTCACTCTGAGCCGGAACGGCGAGACTCAGGCCGACGCGGCCTCAAGGTTGAGGGCGAGGTACTTCAGCGCCGCGGCGGCGTCCTCACCTTCGCTGTGCGGACGGCGGAGGTCGTCGAGGAAGGCAGCAACGTCGGCGAGCGGCCACCAGAGCCGGTAGAGGGCTACCCCGGCCGGCGACACGGTGCGGTCGCTGATCCGGCTGTACTGGGCCAGAAGTTGCTCGTCAGCGCCGGCGGGCTCCTCCCGGAGCATGCCGGCGAACGCGTCGGTGAGCATCCACATGTCTCGCTCCAACGGCGCCATCTGCACGGTCGCCCAGTCGATCAACCAGGCCCCGGTGGGTGAGCGCATGACGTTGCCGGGATGCGGCTCACCGTGGGTGACCACCCAGTCGGACCCGTCGCCGCGCACCTCGTCGACGAGCCGGTCGAACCTGTCCAGCCACTGCCGGACACGCTCCTCGTGAAGGGTCAGCAGATCCCGGGCGGCCTCGGAGTGCGGGCCACCGGTCCAGGGACGCCCCAGATCAGCGAGAGCCGCGTTCAGCCCGTCCCTGCCGGGCAGCAGCAGTTCGGCACGCGGCGCCAGGTGAGCGACCGCGGGGGTGGCACGGTGCAGCTCGGCCAGGAACCCGGTCACCTCGGCGAGATCCTCGCGCCGATGGGGGCCGAACTCCCCGGCGGTGCCGGCGATCATCGGGAACACCGACAGGGCGTACCGCGACGACAGTCTCCACAACGGTGCGCCGTCCTCGGCCGGAACGGGAGCAAGCACGAATTCGAGTCCCGCGTCGCGGTGCAGGGTCAATGCGGTCCCCTGTGAACGGCCGAGCCGGCCGAACTCCTCTTCCCTCCCATCCTCCGCGAAGCCGAGGTCGTCAACCTTGACAAACCATTCCGATCCGTGCTGGTCAGTCGCCGACCAGTGGTAACTGCCGAACCCCACCGGAAGGTAGGTCAGTGATTTGACCCCGATGGACCATCCTTCTCTCAGCGCCGTAAACAATTCTTTTTCATCAAGGCCGACTGGCTTGTCCCGCATGTATTTCATTCTGCCATGCATCCAGCGGACGCCATGCCACCGGCTGGATCACCGGCCCCGTCCGGATCGACGCCCGGCACTGCCACCCGCGATCTCAGCCGTGCCAGGAACGCCACAGCGCGGCGTAGGCGCCGCCGGCGCGTACCAGGTCATCGTGGTTGCCGAGCTCGGCGATCCGCCCATCGACGAGCACGGCGATCCGGTCGGCGTCCCGCGCCGTGTTGAGCCGGTGCGCGACGGCGATGACCGTACGTCCGACCAGCACGGCGGCGAGGGCGCGTTCCGTCCGCCGGGCGGTGGTCGGATCGAGCGCGGCGGTCGCCTCGTCGAGGATCATGACGTCCGGGTCGGCCAGCAGCAGCCTGGCGAGCGCCAGCTGCTGGGCCTGGGCGATGTCGAGCCTTTTGGCCCCGTCGCCCAGCTCCGTGTCGAGGCCGGCGGGCAGTGCGGCGTACCAGTCCGCGCCGACACTGTCCAGTGCGGACAACATATCCTCGTCGGAGGCGCTGGGCGCCGCGAAGGCCAGGTTGTCCCGCAGTGACCCGATGAAGACGTGGTGCTCCTGCGTGACCAGCGCGATCCGGCGCCGGCGCTCAGCCGGGTCCAGCGCGCTGACCGGACATCCGCCGATGCTGACGACGCCGTCGCGGGGCGCGTCGATTCCGGCGAGCAGCCGGGCCAGAGTGGACTTTCCTGCTCCGGAGGGACCGACGATCGCGAGGCGTTCGCCCGGACGCACCTCGAGATCGAGGCCGTGCAGCACGTCGCGGCGGCCGTCGTACGAAAACCGTACGCCGCGCAGCACCAGCCTGCGGTCCGTGGGAACGCAGGTCCGCCCGAGCTGCTCGGGCGGCACCTGCCCCACCCCGAGGACACGCGTGAGGGAGGCGAAGCCGCGCTGCGCCTGTTCCGTCCATTGCAGGATTCGGTCGATCGGATCGATCGCCTGCTGAAGGTAGAGCGCCGCGGCGACCACCTCACCGAGGGTGACCATACCCTCGGACAGGAGAATGCCACCGAGAAGCAGCACCGCGGCGATCGGCAACGAGTAGGTGGTTTCCACCACCGGCATGAACACCGACCGCAACCGCAAGGTGGCCCGCCGCGTCACCCACGCCCCGTGTATCCGCTCCCTGCCGTACGCGATACGGTCGTCGGCGAGGCGAAGCGCCTCCACCGTGCGGGCGCCCTCCGCGGTCGTGGTGAGCGCGTCGGTGAGCTCGGCGGTCGCCGCGCCCTCGGCGAGGTACGCGGGAGTGCCCCGGCGCAGATACCAGCGGGTGACGGCGTAGATCGACGGAATCCCGACCAGCGCGACCAGGCCAAGCAGCGGGTGCAGCAGGAACACGGCCCCGAAGAGCAGCGACACCTGCGCCCCCGCGACGGCGATGGTGGGCACCACGTCCCGGACAGTCGCTCCGACGTTCGCGACGTCGACCGAACTGCGGGTGGACAGATCGCCGACACCGGCCCGCTCGACCACCGAGACGGGCAGGGCGAGCGTCCGAGAAACGAACTCCTCACGTAGCCGGGCCACGGCCCGCTCGCCGAGCCGGTGAGCGGCGTACCGGGCATACCGGGAGAGCAACAGCTGCGCCAGGACACACCCGACGATGGCCAGCGCCAGCCGGTCCACAGCGGCCACGCCGGCACCTGCACCGACCTCGTCGACGATCCGGCCGAGCAGCCACGGCGCGCCCAGGCCCACGATCGCGGCGGTGCCGTGCAACACCAGCACCACGGCTGCCGCCCTGCGGTCCCGGACGAGGAGACCGGCCGCGGTCCGGCGGACGGCGGATCGGTCCGCCACGGGAAGCCGGTTCACCGCACCGCCTCCTCGGCGACCGTGGCCCGGCTGGCCTCGCCGGATCGGCTCTGGCGTAACACCAGCTCCCGATAGCCCGGATCGTGCTCGACGAGTTGGGCGTGGGTGCCGGTGCCGGTGACCCGGCCACCGCTCACGTGAGCGACCATGTCGGCCCTGCCGAGCAACAGCGGCGATGTGGTGATAACAATCGTGGTCAGGCCGTCCCGGAACGCCGCCATGCGTTCGGCGATTCGAGCCTCGGTGTGCGCGTCCACGGCTGAGGCCGGCTCGACGAGGATCAGCACCCTGGGCCGGGCGAGCAACGCCCGGGCGAGACGTATCCGCTGCCGCTGGCCGCCGGAGAGATCGAGCGCGCGCGTGCCGACCGGCGTGTCGAGCCCGTCCGGCAACGCCTCGGCGACGTCCTCGGCCGAGGCCGCGTGCAGCGCCGCTGTGATCTCGGCGTCATCGCGTCTCACCGGGCCGCGAAGGACGTCCCGCAACGTCCCGGCGAACAGGTACGAATCGTGCTCCGCGACCAGTATGCTCGCGCGTATCTCGCCGAGCGCGATTTTGGTCACCGGCACGCCGCCCCAGGTCACCCTGCTCTCGGCGTATCGGCCGAGCCGGTCCGCCAGCGCCAGGCCCTCGGCCGGGTCGTCGACCGCGACGCCGAAAAGGCCGCCCTCCGGCACGGTCAGCCCGGTGACCGGGTCGTGCAGGTCGGCGGGGCGCCCGGGCGCCGGCTCGGCTCCAGGCCCGTCCGCGTCGTACGGCTTGATACCCAACAGGGCGATGATCCGGCCGGCGGCCACCCGACCCCGGATGAGGTCGTAGCTGTCCTCCAGGAGGAACCAGACCGGGACCATAAGGGCCGCCGCGTATCCGTAGACGGCCACCATCTGCCCGATCGAGATCTCGCCGGTCACGGTCATTCGCGCCGTGAGCCACACCACGGCGGCGAGAAAAGCGCCCGGTATCGCGACCGTCAGCGCGTCGACCCAGCTGACGACGGCGCCGACCCGGTAGCCCCGAGCCAGCGCGACCGCCGATCGGGCCGCGTACCGGCGGGCGAACAGTTCGCGCCCGCCGACCCCGGCGAGCACACGTAGCCCGGCGACGATGTCACCCGCACGGGCGGTGAGCAGGCCCTGTTCCTGGCGGTAGGAACGTTCGGCGCGGTCCAGGCGACGCAGCAACGGTCCCATGGTGGCCACGATCACCGGTATGCCCAACAGCACGACCAACGCCAGGAGTGGGGAGACCGTCCAGAGCAGGACGGCGACGACCCCGTACGCGATGATCCCGCCCAGCCCAGGCCCCGCCAGCGAGAGCACCGCCGCGACCTGGCGGACGTCGGAGCCACCGACGGTCGCGACCTCCCCGGTGGCGAGCCGGCGGGGCAGCACCGCGCCGACCCGTGACAGGTGACGCAGCAGGACCTCGGCGCTACGGGCACTGGCGTCCTCGCGCACCATCGTCATCGTGCGATGTCGGAGGATGGCCAGGTGGGCCAGCGCCGCGCCGGCGACCACGATGGCGGCGGACCACAGCAGTAGGGACACGGTGTTCCCGGCGCGCAACCCGTCGTCGATGGCACGGGAGACGAGGTAGGGCCGGGCAGCCAGCCCCACCATCCACGCGGTGCCGAAGAAGGTCCCGCGCAGCACCCTCCATGGCTGGCAGCGGGCCAGCCACCAGATGTACCGCAGCGGGCTTCGCGTGTCCGGGCTCCCAGGTTCGGCATGAGGAATCTGCGGGGCCATCGGCTCAGGTTACCGATCATGACCGCCGCCGCGCTGCCCACGAAGCCGGACAGCGCGCGCTGCCCACTGTGGATAGCATGCGGCCATGGATCTGAGGATCATGACCGAGCCGCAGGAAGGTGCTTCCTACCACGATCTGTTGCGCGTGGCGCAGGCTGCTGAGGCTGCCGGTTACGACGGCTTCTTTCGCTCTGACCACTATCGGGCCATCGACGGGCCCGGTGCCCCGGGCCCCACGGATGCGTGGACCACCCTGTCGGCACTGGCCGTCCAGACCGAGCGGATCCGCCTCGGCACGCTCGTCACCTCCGCTACCTTCCGCCTGCCCGGCCCGCTCGCGATCGCGGTCGCGCAGGCCGACCAGATGTCCGGCGGGCGCATCGAGTTCGGCCTCGGCGCCGGATGGTTCGAACCCGAGCACACCGGCTACGGCATTCCGTTCCCTCCCCTCGCCGAACGCTTCGCGCGCCTGGCGGAACAGCTCGAGATCATCACAGGGCTGTGGGCAACGCCGCCGGGTGAGACCTACACCTTCGCCGGCCGGCACTACACGCTGACCGACTCTCCGGCGCTGCCCAAACCGACGCGGAGGATCCCCGTCATCGTGGGTGGCACGGGGCCACGGCGGACGCCGGCTATCGCCGCCCGCTTCGCCGACGAGTTCAACGTGCCGTTCGCACCGCTCGGTGAGGCCGCCGACCAGTTCGACCGGGTCGCCGCGGCCTGCGCCGAGGCCGGACGCGATTCCTCCCGCATCATCCGCTCCTTCGCGCACCCCCTGGTGATCGCCGCCACCGAGGACGAGGTCGCCCGGCGCTGCACCTCGCTCGGCCTGGACGAGGAGGACATTCAGGCGAGCCCGCTCATCGGGACGCCCGCACGGATCATCGATCAGCTGGGCAGGTGGCGGGAGAAGGCCGGCGTCACCCGGGCCTATCTGCAGCTACCGGATCTGACCGACCTCGGCAGTCTGGATCTCTTCGCCTCGGAGGTGGCACCGCAACTGGCGTGAGACGCCGCGGCATCCCCCTTGAGAGGTCGATCACGAAGAACCAGGTGGTCTTGTCCGGCGAGGATTTCGGCACCGGTCAGCCGAGCCTGGTCCAGTGCAGTCCATCGGGCGAAGGCGTCAGGCCGCCCGGGCGGACCGCCTCCTCGTAAAGCACCTCGCCGGCGGCGGCCTGCATCTGCAACTTCGCGCCCTCCTCCAGAACCAGCTCGACCAGGGACGATTGGAACAGCTCGCGGTCGTTCGTCGTGTTCTGCGGTTCGTCGATGAGGTCGGCGAACTCCCGGAACTGCTCCCGGCGGTCCTGGTAGGAGCCGGCCCGCACCAGGCCCCGTTCCTGGGACGCGCCACCGCCGACCAGTTCCACAAAGGATTCCAGGTCGCTGGCGGTGTTGCTGGTGACCTTCTTCGCCGTCCAGAAGTACGAGTTCTCGTCCTGGTGCATGTCGTAGAAGGCCAACAGGAAGTCATGAAACACCGAGTACTCCCGGCGATACCGAAACTCGTACTCCTCGAAACACGTGCGCTCGTCCAGTCGGCCTGCGAGCACGGTGTTGATCGAGCGAGCGGCCAGCAGGCCGCTGTAGGTGGCCAGGTGCACCCCGGAAGAAAAGACCGGATCGATGAAGCAGGCCGCGTCGCCTACCAACACCATCCCCGGCCGGTGAAAGACGTCACGGCAGTATGAGTAGTCCTTGCGAATCCTGATGTCACCGTACGGTCCACTGGTGACCCGGGTCGCGTTCGAGAGGTGATCGGCGATGAGCGGACATTGCTGGATGAGGTCCGTGAGGGCTTGCTCCCGGTCGGCCTGAACCGCCGTCTTCAGCGTCTCCGGCCGCAGTACCGCACCGACACTGGTGAGTTCCGCGGTGAGCGGGATGTACCAGAACCAGCCTCCGTCGAACGCGGCGCACAGAATGTTGCCGGAGTTCGGCGGAGGCAGTCGCTTGCCACCGGTGAAGTAGCCGAACAGCGCCAGGTTGCGGAAGAAGTCGGGGTAGTGGCGGGTTCCCCCGACCCGGTCCTGGATCCGGCTGCCGTTGCCGGAGGCGTCGACGACGAACCGGCTGCTCACCTCCCGTACGACCCCCTCGGCATCCCGGTAGCGGACACCGCCGACCCGGTTACCGTTGGTCAGCACGTCGACGGCCGAGCACTGCTCCCGAACGTCCACGCCGTGCTTGCGAGCGTTGTCCAGCAGGATCTGATCGAACTTCATCCGTTCGACCTGGTACGCAAGAGAGGTGGGGCCGGAAAAGGTGTCCGACACCGAGAACGAGAAGGTCCATGGCTCGGGGCTCCGGCCCCAGCGGAAGGTGCCACCACGCTTGGGCATGAAGTTGGCCTCGCGCAAGTCGTTGGTGACCCCGAGCAGGGCACAGATGCCGTGCACCGTGGACGGCAACAGGGATTCACCGATCTGGTAGCGGGGAAAAGCCTCCTTCTCCAGCAGCAGAACCCGGTGCCCCTGCATCGCGACGAGCGTGGATACGGTGGAACCGCCCGGCCCGCCACCAACGACGATCACATCGGAATCGAGCTCGTTTTCCATGTCACGCTCTCCTGGTCAGGTCAGGGGGAGATGTTCCCGGCTGGATCGAGGGAGAAGGAACAACCTGTGCCCGTTCAGCCGTGCCCGCTCCTCGCCCGTCTGCTCCAGACGTCGCTGGCCATTCCCAGCACCGGCGGCGCCGGCATCATGGTGCCGGCGCCACGAAACCGACGACGGTGAACAGCTCCGGTGTGAGGATGCCGAGCCGAAGGCCGGCCATCGCGACGACCAGACCCACTGCGCCCGCGCGTTTTTTCCGGCACCGAGCACGGGCCCTTCCCACCGGTTCAGCCGGCTCATCCGGGCCCCACCAGGTGGGCGCCGACGATCGCCGCGGTGGTGGCCGCCGCGGACAGCAACAACAGGATGGCCAGGGACAGCAACACCCAGCCGACGATGTCGTCGATCATGGCGGCGCGGAGAGCCGGCTGACTTGGGTCGCGGTGCAACAGGTCGAGGTCGGCCAGGGTCTTGGCGACCATCGGGATGGCGCTCGCGATGACCGTCACGATCCCCGCCCCCCGCCACCGGCGTCCTCGGCGGCACCGCGGGCCCGGCCACCGGCGCCCGTGTCACTGGGCCCGTGCAACCGCGCGCCGACATCGTCTCCCACGACGATCGGCTGCCCCTGCTCCGCTGTGGCACGTCGGGTCGCCCGGGCCGCCTGCCGGGCGAGCCGGATTCGGTCGACCTCCGAAAGCTGCGCCTCCCGGGCCGGGCCGGCCTGGCCGAGCGGCAGCGGTGCGGACCGCGGCGCGGGCCGGACCGCCAGCGCCGCCGCGAGGGTGCGCAGCGTCGGGTAGCGGAACAGCTCGACCAGTGTCAGCTCCGGGGCGACCTGGTCCGTCAGCCGGCGGTGCAGCCGCAGCAGGGCCGCCGAGGTGCCGCCGAGTTCGAAGAAGGTCCGGTCGGGGTCGAGCTCGGTCTTCCCCAGGGTGGCCCGCCAGGCATCGGTCAGGGCGGTGAGCAGCTGGCCCGCCGGCGGCGGCTCGGCCGCTGTGGAACGCTCCCCCAGCTGCCGCGTCAACGCCGGCCGGTCGACCTTCCCGTTCGGGGTGAGCGGCAGTCGGTCGACGACGACGATGTCTGTGACGAGCAGGGCTGGCGGCACCCGCTCGGCGAGGTGCCGGTGCAGCTGCCCGACCGGCACCGCGGGATCGCGGAGGCGGACCGCGGCGGTGGGCCTGCCCCGTACTGAGGTCACGCAGCAGTCGAGCACCTCAAGATGCCCGGTCAGCGCTGCCTCGATCTCCGCAGGCTCTACCCGGTGCCCGTCCACCGCGAGCTGGTCATCCAGCCGGCCCAGAAACTCCACCGAGCCGTCGGGGCGCAGGCGTCCCCAGTCACCCGTCCGGTAGAGCCGCGATCCCGACCCGGCGTTCCAGGGGTCGTCGACGAACCGCGCCGCGGTGAGTTCCTCGTCTCCGGCGTAGCCGAGGGCGAGGTACGGGCTCCGGACGTATACCTCGCCGACCTCGTTGGTCGCCGCGCGCCGCAGCGTGCCGGCGCGCAGGACGCCCAGTTCGGCGCTCGGGCTGCCCCCGCCCAGGGGAGGATGCCCCGGCGCACCTGCCGCGAACTCGACGTCGAGATCGGTCAGGCTGACGCCCTGCGGCGTCTCGGTCGTGCCGTAGAAACTGATGCGCCGAGCCCGGGGGAACAGCGCGCGGGCGGCCCGGTGGTCGGCCGCGGTCACGGCGGCGCCGCCGAGGGCGACCAGTCGGACGTCGGGTGCGGTGTGGCCGTCCGCGGCCGCGGCCAGCAGCCGCAGCATGCCCGGCGTCAGATGCACGACGGTGACCCGCTGCCGCACGAGCCACCGTAGCTGGGCCGCCGGCCCCGGCAACGTGGCGGGTGGCAGACAGGCCGTGGCCCCGAGCCAGAGCGGCAGCAGGGTCTCCCGGAGCAGCGGATCATGCGAGAGCCCGGCCAGCACCGAGAAACGGTCGGACGGGCCGAGCCCGAAGGCCGCCGAGTACCACTCGAAGAACACGACGAGCGGGGCCTC
This region includes:
- a CDS encoding aspartate aminotransferase family protein, which encodes MTASITRIGASDVIERERRYRLPGSQSMSDLAGIVVDRARNAEVWDTDGRRYIDFFTGVGVCNIGHSHPRFREIVGAQLDRCIVGSFYTDVRARYYELLAERLPEQLRGIHMFSTGSEAVEAAVKFARSATGRQEVLSFWGGFHGKTQGALSLHSGPRKHHSGPFPPGSYHAPFPDPYRCPFGADCSDCVGRCLDFAEQSIIYNGTGDLAAIIVEPIQGTNGNIIPPPGFLRGLRLLADKYGALLILDEVITGFGRTGTLFAFEHDPEIRPDIVVLGKSMASGVPASAIVSRPELIAGTPFGAPSAAASTFGGNPLASSASLATLQILLDEELPARARVLGERVSARLAAWSRDIPIVGNAANTGLMIGVELVHPGTRQVLPRDITQEIFRRLVGRGVLAMAYDSRIRIYPPLTIPEEQLDEGLTAFEEVLRTVRIPEES
- a CDS encoding Gfo/Idh/MocA family protein, whose translation is MRLRVGVIGCGTVAQIMHLPYLRSLPDLFEIAAVSDLSPGLVDAIGRMYGVPEKHRHTDYRALLDDDVDAVLVLSSGSHGPQVLDAVNAGKHVLVEKPLSLTVREADEIEAATKKAGVTVMVGYMKRFDPGYLYGQQMVKAMSDARYVQINTLHPAEDQYIDIHGVLRFGDVPPEVAQRATRAHEELLDEAVGGLSDSLRFVYYDVFLGSMVHDINALRALVGEPEDVLFTEVWPAGSTTPSVTTVLRHPGDLRTTYTWTYLAEVRDYFEELAVLSPTQRVRIQFPSPFLKHWPTPVVVQRMEDGALIESRVQASYDEAFREELRAFHDCVTGGKAPLTDVADSRADIVVLQRILAAGAPAGLGGEAGRWR
- a CDS encoding phosphotransferase, whose protein sequence is MGFGSYHWSATDQHGSEWFVKVDDLGFAEDGREEEFGRLGRSQGTALTLHRDAGLEFVLAPVPAEDGAPLWRLSSRYALSVFPMIAGTAGEFGPHRREDLAEVTGFLAELHRATPAVAHLAPRAELLLPGRDGLNAALADLGRPWTGGPHSEAARDLLTLHEERVRQWLDRFDRLVDEVRGDGSDWVVTHGEPHPGNVMRSPTGAWLIDWATVQMAPLERDMWMLTDAFAGMLREEPAGADEQLLAQYSRISDRTVSPAGVALYRLWWPLADVAAFLDDLRRPHSEGEDAAAALKYLALNLEAASA
- a CDS encoding ABC transporter ATP-binding protein; its protein translation is MNRLPVADRSAVRRTAAGLLVRDRRAAAVVLVLHGTAAIVGLGAPWLLGRIVDEVGAGAGVAAVDRLALAIVGCVLAQLLLSRYARYAAHRLGERAVARLREEFVSRTLALPVSVVERAGVGDLSTRSSVDVANVGATVRDVVPTIAVAGAQVSLLFGAVFLLHPLLGLVALVGIPSIYAVTRWYLRRGTPAYLAEGAATAELTDALTTTAEGARTVEALRLADDRIAYGRERIHGAWVTRRATLRLRSVFMPVVETTYSLPIAAVLLLGGILLSEGMVTLGEVVAAALYLQQAIDPIDRILQWTEQAQRGFASLTRVLGVGQVPPEQLGRTCVPTDRRLVLRGVRFSYDGRRDVLHGLDLEVRPGERLAIVGPSGAGKSTLARLLAGIDAPRDGVVSIGGCPVSALDPAERRRRIALVTQEHHVFIGSLRDNLAFAAPSASDEDMLSALDSVGADWYAALPAGLDTELGDGAKRLDIAQAQQLALARLLLADPDVMILDEATAALDPTTARRTERALAAVLVGRTVIAVAHRLNTARDADRIAVLVDGRIAELGNHDDLVRAGGAYAALWRSWHG
- a CDS encoding ABC transporter ATP-binding protein, producing MAPQIPHAEPGSPDTRSPLRYIWWLARCQPWRVLRGTFFGTAWMVGLAARPYLVSRAIDDGLRAGNTVSLLLWSAAIVVAGAALAHLAILRHRTMTMVREDASARSAEVLLRHLSRVGAVLPRRLATGEVATVGGSDVRQVAAVLSLAGPGLGGIIAYGVVAVLLWTVSPLLALVVLLGIPVIVATMGPLLRRLDRAERSYRQEQGLLTARAGDIVAGLRVLAGVGGRELFARRYAARSAVALARGYRVGAVVSWVDALTVAIPGAFLAAVVWLTARMTVTGEISIGQMVAVYGYAAALMVPVWFLLEDSYDLIRGRVAAGRIIALLGIKPYDADGPGAEPAPGRPADLHDPVTGLTVPEGGLFGVAVDDPAEGLALADRLGRYAESRVTWGGVPVTKIALGEIRASILVAEHDSYLFAGTLRDVLRGPVRRDDAEITAALHAASAEDVAEALPDGLDTPVGTRALDLSGGQRQRIRLARALLARPRVLILVEPASAVDAHTEARIAERMAAFRDGLTTIVITTSPLLLGRADMVAHVSGGRVTGTGTHAQLVEHDPGYRELVLRQSRSGEASRATVAEEAVR
- a CDS encoding LLM class F420-dependent oxidoreductase codes for the protein MDLRIMTEPQEGASYHDLLRVAQAAEAAGYDGFFRSDHYRAIDGPGAPGPTDAWTTLSALAVQTERIRLGTLVTSATFRLPGPLAIAVAQADQMSGGRIEFGLGAGWFEPEHTGYGIPFPPLAERFARLAEQLEIITGLWATPPGETYTFAGRHYTLTDSPALPKPTRRIPVIVGGTGPRRTPAIAARFADEFNVPFAPLGEAADQFDRVAAACAEAGRDSSRIIRSFAHPLVIAATEDEVARRCTSLGLDEEDIQASPLIGTPARIIDQLGRWREKAGVTRAYLQLPDLTDLGSLDLFASEVAPQLA
- a CDS encoding tryptophan 7-halogenase, whose amino-acid sequence is MENELDSDVIVVGGGPGGSTVSTLVAMQGHRVLLLEKEAFPRYQIGESLLPSTVHGICALLGVTNDLREANFMPKRGGTFRWGRSPEPWTFSFSVSDTFSGPTSLAYQVERMKFDQILLDNARKHGVDVREQCSAVDVLTNGNRVGGVRYRDAEGVVREVSSRFVVDASGNGSRIQDRVGGTRHYPDFFRNLALFGYFTGGKRLPPPNSGNILCAAFDGGWFWYIPLTAELTSVGAVLRPETLKTAVQADREQALTDLIQQCPLIADHLSNATRVTSGPYGDIRIRKDYSYCRDVFHRPGMVLVGDAACFIDPVFSSGVHLATYSGLLAARSINTVLAGRLDERTCFEEYEFRYRREYSVFHDFLLAFYDMHQDENSYFWTAKKVTSNTASDLESFVELVGGGASQERGLVRAGSYQDRREQFREFADLIDEPQNTTNDRELFQSSLVELVLEEGAKLQMQAAAGEVLYEEAVRPGGLTPSPDGLHWTRLG